From the Clostridium cagae genome, the window CTTATGTTTTATTTAATTTATATGTTGATTTTCTTAAAATTATGTTTAATTGATGCTACATCACTCTTAATTCTTAACTATTATCTTATCCACTTTTCTTATACATATATCACAATACTTTTTATTAGCACATTGTGTAGGGTCTAGGAAAACATACTTTTATTACACAGATATCACAATACTTTGCTAAAATATAACCACAATTAGAAACACTCTTCACTAGTCCATATATATATCTGAAAATTCTATATCTACTTTTTCTTCTATATTATTAATTTCTAAATCACAATTTACATCTGAAGAATTAACATCACAAGCAATAGGAAAGTTTATTACAAATAAGTTTTCTTTTTCATCTAACTCTAAAGCAAGCTCTCCCCCTTGTAATTCTGTCAATGATTTACTTAAGAATAATCCTAAGCCACTTCCCTCTTTAGGTCTATTGAGAGATTTATTTATTCTTGTAAATTTATCAAATATATGAGGTATTGTGTCTTCATCAATTCTATTTCCGTTGTTCTCAATTTTTATTGTAACTAAATTGCCTTCTTCTATGCCTATAGTCACATTTATATGGCTACCTTTTTGTCCATATTTAACAGAGTTTGACATAATATTTAATATAATTCTTTCAATCATATCTTTATCACATCTTACAAATAATTCTTCTTTTTCTGAATCAAATGTTAAACCTATTTCAGCTCTATCTACATATTTATTACATGCAATAGTTATATTTTCAACCACTTCAACAATATTGTAAATTTTGAAATCTGGTTTAAGATATCCCTCAGATACCCTATTTGTGTCTATAAAATTATTTATAGTCCTTATGAGTCTTAAAGAATTTTGCCTTATTATATCATTATTTTTACTTATATTATTAACTTTTTTTTGCTTTAAATAAATTTCATTAAGTTGTATAGCTGAATATATTAAATTTATTGGAGTACGTAATTCATGAGAAATATTGGAGAAAAATTGATTTTTTAATTCCTCTTCTTTTAAATACTTCTCTAATTTGTTTTTCATATCTTTAGTTTTATTTAATTCAGTTACATCATGCGCATATAATAACTTATTATTTTCATCTATATCTATTATAAATAAAGTTACCATTATATCTGCATTATTTAGTTTAAGATCACTTATGCACATTTCTTTTTCAGTGCCAGGCTGTAAAGTAAAATTGAAATTATCTAAAATAAATTTTTCTAAACTAATTCCTATAATATTTTCTTTATTTACATCATTTAATAATTTTAATCCTGCTTTATTTATATATTGTAATTTATTTTTTGAAAATAAAAGTACACCATCATATACAGAATCTATCAATTTATTATAATTACTTTCACTTTTTTCTATCATTATATTAGTATCATTTAATATACGATTACGCTTCTTTAATGTTCTATGTAATTCCAGATTCACCTTATGAGTTCTTTCTAAATTTACTTTCATATTTTTCATTGGATCATTAATCATATAATTTACCATCCCTTTAAATAATACATAAAAGGCTAATAATTTCAATGCTCCAGCTATTATAATTAACTTATTACTACTAATTAAGATTGTACTAACTATATACGTTACGTATCTTAGAATTACATATAACTTTAAATTTTCTATGAAATTTTTACTTGTCAAACTTTTGTAATTTCCTAAAGTTTTTATCATGTATAAAATTACATAACTAACTACAATTATACTTACTATAGAAATCATAGTTAATATTTTTGTATTTATATATATAAACTTACGCATATTACAATTCATTATTATAAACGTTATAATAAAAATAGCTAAAAAAACTAGTTTAGTTTTTCTTATTTCTTCTTTTTTATTAGTAAAGTAAAAACCTAAACATTGTAATATTATTTCAAAATAATATATTATAACGCCTAAACATATATACTGTTCATTTGAAGCAACATCAAAATTTAAAATTAATTCTGATAATTTTAATGATAAGATTAATGCTACTAAAAAAAGTTCAAATGATATATACTCAATAAATAAATTTTTTATTGTATTTTCTTTAATGAAACATATATAACAAATAGCTAATACAATGGATAAATATATTAGTGTGTTAACTAAAAGATATAATTTGTATTGTTTACTAAGATAGAAATACAAATTATAAATTAAGTACATTATAAACTCAATAGATAAAAATTTAATTTTTGTATCTAATTTTAAACTACTTAGATTTAAATCTTGTTGCATCTTCCTCATCTAAATTCTCCTTCGGAAATATTATTGTTATCTTTGTTCCCTCGCCAAGTTTACTTTTTATTTCAATCTTCCCTGACTGTAGTTCAACTAATTTTTTAACAACAAATAATCCTATGCCTGTCCCCTTTTTAGATTTTTTTGAATATTTATCCATTGAATACTTACAGAAAGCTTCTTTTATAAACTCTTCATTCATTCCCGCTCCATTATCCATTATGCTTATTTTTACACTTTCTTCTTCATCTAATATATCTATTATTATTTTTCCATCGATCGGAGTAAATTTTATTGAATTAGATATTAAATTTAAAATTATTCTTTGTAAAAATTCATAATCTAAATTTAAATAGCTTTCTTCAGTGTTAGTATTAAATATTATTTCTATACTATTACTTTGTGCATAATCTACAAGAGATGTAACTATATCTTCTGTTGTTTCAACAACATTAATCATTTCTAAATTTGGCATTAAAAAATTCGAATTTATTTTTGACATATCAATTAAGTTATTAGTTAACTTAATAAGTGAGATACAATTCATTTTAGATATAGAATTATATTTTTCTAATGATTTGATATCATTTTTATTAGTATATATTCGTTGAACTTGTATAGATGAATATATAACATTTATAGGCGTCTTTAAATCATGACTTATACTAGATAAAAATTCCGTTCTTATTCTTTCTTCAACCATTCTACTCTCAACTTCTTTTTTTATCTCTTCTGTCAATACTTTAGATGTGTTATCTTCTATTAAAATTAAATCTTCCATTTTATCTTTATACATTGATAAAAATTTAGCATTAACAAATCTTTCCTCAGTTTTAGAACTTAAAATAGCATTGAAAATAAGATCTGTATCATTGCTAGATGTAACAAAATGTATATACTTGTTTATTTTTTTATTTATTACATCTCTAACATTTTTTACATCAACTAAATTTAAAAAAGCTTTATTTGCAAATAATATTCTATTGTTTTCTAAACTAATCAATATTATTGGATGAGGCATAAATCTAAAAAATGTTTCATATAAATATTCTTTATTCTTTAAATTTAATATAGATGTTTCTAACTCTTTATTTTTTATAAATATATCTTCTGATAATTCATCTAATATTTTATTTTTTTTGTTTAATGATTCTGCTAATTCCTTATACGGATTTCTCATAAAGTTTTTAAAAAACATACTAAAAAATATATTAAATACACTTAAAAGTAGTATTTCTCTAAATCTAAGTAAAATTTCATTTAATGGATACATAAATAAACTAAAGAAACTTGCTATTGGAATTAATGCTACTAATACTAGATAAGTATTTATATTGAATTGATTGTATGATTTTGAATCATTATTAATAAAAATTTTATATATTAAAAAGCATTCAATACAACTTAAAAATACTACTATTGATATTATGTCAAATATTTTATAATATAAAACTAAAGTTAAAATACAAAAAATTTTCAAAACAATATATATAATATAGCTCTTTTCTCCTGTTTTATGATTATATTCTATAGTTTTAAATCCAAAATACAATTCAAATAATATAATGAAATTAGTAAGTATTTCAGCACTATAATTACTATCTGAAGTAAGCTGAATACTATGTCCAAATAAAATTACATAAGCAAGACAGTATATGTACATATAAATATAATTGTATT encodes:
- a CDS encoding sensor histidine kinase, producing the protein MRKMQQDLNLSSLKLDTKIKFLSIEFIMYLIYNLYFYLSKQYKLYLLVNTLIYLSIVLAICYICFIKENTIKNLFIEYISFELFLVALILSLKLSELILNFDVASNEQYICLGVIIYYFEIILQCLGFYFTNKKEEIRKTKLVFLAIFIITFIIMNCNMRKFIYINTKILTMISIVSIIVVSYVILYMIKTLGNYKSLTSKNFIENLKLYVILRYVTYIVSTILISSNKLIIIAGALKLLAFYVLFKGMVNYMINDPMKNMKVNLERTHKVNLELHRTLKKRNRILNDTNIMIEKSESNYNKLIDSVYDGVLLFSKNKLQYINKAGLKLLNDVNKENIIGISLEKFILDNFNFTLQPGTEKEMCISDLKLNNADIMVTLFIIDIDENNKLLYAHDVTELNKTKDMKNKLEKYLKEEELKNQFFSNISHELRTPINLIYSAIQLNEIYLKQKKVNNISKNNDIIRQNSLRLIRTINNFIDTNRVSEGYLKPDFKIYNIVEVVENITIACNKYVDRAEIGLTFDSEKEELFVRCDKDMIERIILNIMSNSVKYGQKGSHINVTIGIEEGNLVTIKIENNGNRIDEDTIPHIFDKFTRINKSLNRPKEGSGLGLFLSKSLTELQGGELALELDEKENLFVINFPIACDVNSSDVNCDLEINNIEEKVDIEFSDIYMD
- a CDS encoding sensor histidine kinase; translated protein: MDNYRKKINIISIDGKNTLKICFATLAIYFLVNLIFKWKFNQVSVALRIYYLVGMVIFSILSKQVFHLYKYNKYNYIYMYIYCLAYVILFGHSIQLTSDSNYSAEILTNFIILFELYFGFKTIEYNHKTGEKSYIIYIVLKIFCILTLVLYYKIFDIISIVVFLSCIECFLIYKIFINNDSKSYNQFNINTYLVLVALIPIASFFSLFMYPLNEILLRFREILLLSVFNIFFSMFFKNFMRNPYKELAESLNKKNKILDELSEDIFIKNKELETSILNLKNKEYLYETFFRFMPHPIILISLENNRILFANKAFLNLVDVKNVRDVINKKINKYIHFVTSSNDTDLIFNAILSSKTEERFVNAKFLSMYKDKMEDLILIEDNTSKVLTEEIKKEVESRMVEERIRTEFLSSISHDLKTPINVIYSSIQVQRIYTNKNDIKSLEKYNSISKMNCISLIKLTNNLIDMSKINSNFLMPNLEMINVVETTEDIVTSLVDYAQSNSIEIIFNTNTEESYLNLDYEFLQRIILNLISNSIKFTPIDGKIIIDILDEEESVKISIMDNGAGMNEEFIKEAFCKYSMDKYSKKSKKGTGIGLFVVKKLVELQSGKIEIKSKLGEGTKITIIFPKENLDEEDATRFKSK